From Bacillota bacterium, one genomic window encodes:
- the recJ gene encoding single-stranded-DNA-specific exonuclease RecJ: MNKLNVLPPRQRQPDPDLVLLTGHRELALILAARGITRKEQILQILNPLATPEPDLADYPPVGSAITRILTALEQKEQITIYGDYDVDGITATSVLVSALRTAGGQVNYHIPNRFSEGYGMHADRVRALAAAGTNLIITCDCGISNAAEVALARDLGMDVIVTDHHTPPEDWDELFAGVTVLNFKLLSGEHPSRELPGVGIAFILMRCLLTKLGKSAEDLLDLVALGIIADVVPLVGHNRQLLKIGLPSLLNANRPGVQALFNVAGLSPGRVDEEVMAFQVIPRLNAAGRLDDGGIGVELLLAPDNEQALPLAQELNQLNQQRKDLGKSITQELTAEAGKPLIAYGADWHQGVIGISAGQICNTYQIPVALMTSTGTGLVVGSARSVPGIDIYQAIKDCSQHLDKFGGHPSAAGFSLQRDKLSAFKTALTERLQAELERYSPPPLEAELELRAADINLDLLVAFRKVAPFGEANPRPLCLCKRVRVWSIRKVNGGHILTVGEGRQSFTAGLWRLEDVPTAGSWIRMAVTLSEDYFREKPTVRATVLEWWPEAEAPAPEVEVNIIDMRGQGQQALDHYPGAALFREGLDWLENQEYARNQVQAADTLLMLTPPASEQLFRQLAARAERVVLAFSREHEPVTLSGIFASLLAAIKYSINKHGGKAALIDLAAAMGLPEELVLEAVKQLARHRVIDFQLLDGVFYFERGESSRVTEAVTKSRLLTSLLGEVNAYMRWLRLAALTEIEKIQV; this comes from the coding sequence ATGAATAAGCTGAATGTACTGCCGCCCCGGCAGCGCCAGCCTGATCCGGACTTAGTTTTGCTCACTGGTCACCGTGAGCTGGCCTTAATACTTGCAGCCCGGGGCATTACCCGGAAGGAGCAAATTTTGCAAATTCTCAACCCGTTGGCAACGCCGGAGCCCGACCTTGCGGACTATCCGCCGGTGGGGAGTGCAATTACGAGAATATTAACCGCCTTGGAGCAAAAGGAACAGATAACAATCTATGGCGATTATGACGTGGATGGGATTACCGCCACTTCAGTTCTGGTTAGCGCCTTGCGCACTGCCGGTGGCCAGGTAAATTACCATATTCCCAACCGGTTCAGCGAGGGGTACGGTATGCACGCTGACCGGGTGCGGGCATTGGCGGCGGCGGGCACTAATTTGATCATTACCTGCGACTGTGGAATCAGCAATGCCGCTGAGGTGGCCCTGGCCAGGGATCTGGGCATGGATGTGATTGTTACTGACCATCATACGCCGCCGGAGGATTGGGACGAGCTGTTTGCAGGCGTAACTGTTCTCAACTTTAAACTGTTGTCTGGGGAGCACCCGTCACGGGAATTGCCTGGGGTGGGAATCGCGTTTATCTTGATGCGTTGCTTGCTGACAAAGTTGGGAAAGTCAGCGGAGGATCTCTTGGATTTAGTGGCCCTGGGAATCATTGCCGATGTTGTCCCGCTGGTTGGCCACAATCGTCAGCTCCTGAAAATAGGGCTGCCCTCGCTACTGAATGCCAACCGCCCCGGTGTACAAGCTCTGTTTAATGTGGCTGGTCTCAGCCCGGGCAGGGTTGATGAAGAGGTCATGGCGTTTCAAGTAATTCCCCGACTGAACGCAGCCGGACGTCTGGATGACGGCGGCATCGGTGTAGAATTGTTGCTGGCGCCGGATAATGAACAGGCGCTGCCGCTGGCGCAAGAACTGAACCAGCTCAATCAACAGCGTAAAGACCTGGGCAAGTCAATCACCCAGGAGCTGACGGCGGAAGCGGGTAAGCCGCTGATTGCCTACGGCGCCGACTGGCATCAGGGAGTAATCGGCATCAGCGCCGGCCAGATTTGCAATACATATCAGATCCCGGTGGCGCTGATGACAAGCACCGGCACAGGCCTGGTTGTCGGCTCCGCCCGCTCGGTTCCCGGCATCGATATTTACCAGGCAATAAAAGATTGCTCTCAACATCTGGATAAATTTGGCGGTCACCCAAGCGCCGCCGGATTTTCGCTGCAAAGGGATAAGCTCAGCGCATTTAAAACGGCCCTGACGGAACGATTGCAAGCTGAGTTGGAACGCTACTCGCCACCACCTCTGGAGGCTGAACTTGAACTCCGGGCCGCCGATATAAATCTGGATTTATTGGTCGCGTTTAGAAAGGTGGCGCCCTTTGGTGAAGCCAACCCCCGTCCCCTTTGTCTGTGCAAGCGGGTACGGGTGTGGAGCATTCGCAAGGTGAACGGCGGCCACATTCTTACAGTGGGAGAGGGACGGCAAAGTTTTACCGCCGGACTTTGGCGCCTGGAAGATGTGCCGACAGCTGGGAGCTGGATCCGAATGGCGGTAACTCTCTCCGAGGATTATTTCCGGGAAAAACCCACGGTGCGGGCGACGGTGCTGGAATGGTGGCCGGAAGCGGAAGCCCCGGCGCCTGAAGTTGAAGTAAATATTATTGATATGCGGGGGCAGGGTCAGCAGGCATTGGACCACTACCCCGGAGCGGCTCTGTTCCGCGAGGGCTTAGACTGGCTAGAGAATCAGGAATATGCTCGTAATCAAGTCCAAGCTGCTGATACGCTCTTAATGTTGACGCCGCCCGCTTCGGAGCAATTGTTTCGCCAGCTGGCGGCCAGGGCGGAACGGGTTGTCCTGGCATTTTCCCGAGAGCACGAGCCGGTGACCCTTTCAGGAATATTTGCCAGCCTGTTGGCGGCGATAAAATACAGCATCAACAAGCATGGAGGTAAGGCGGCACTGATAGACCTGGCCGCGGCAATGGGGCTGCCTGAGGAACTGGTGCTAGAGGCGGTCAAACAATTGGCACGGCACCGGGTTATCGATTTTCAACTCTTGGATGGTGTATTTTATTTCGAACGGGGCGAGTCATCGCGGGTTACCGAGGCAGTGACAAAATCACGTTTGCTCACCAGTTTGCTTGGTGAAGTAAATGCTTATATGCGTTGGTTGCGGCTGGCGGCATTGACTGAAATAGAAAAAATCCAGGTCTAG
- a CDS encoding ATP-dependent helicase, which yields MRFRPGQDKVAGYKGGFLAVPAIPGAGKTTVLSWLAARLISEGLPRGGKILVVTVMNSAVANFNHKIGDWLETRNLPRHGGFEVRTLHSLAMQVIRERPAAAGLRDDFVLVDGAQREQMLRSIVDQWIDNNPERWQAVLKIDKSHGRFENVLEHWRTYTHNLARELVSHFKSSGIKPGDNDDDGFLGWAWEFYGEYCRQLTRSGMLDFDDLLLKACTLVESDDQLSARLADKWPFIFEDEAQDSNPLQQRLLLKLAQQHGNLVRVGDSNQAIMGTFTNSDPSLFRDFCRHPDVRLEPMLQSSRSSRDIISLANELVRWSNEQHPVDACRQALETNYIEPVAADDPDPNPSPAGYTLAVRAYADQEQEIAGICKHASEYIERRPEHTVAILAPTNFLVTRFREHLEAMATPCYEITTYPAGRRKTIDDLQAIIAALASPGNSQLLAAALERLLPELIDEPGLKEYLETIPPEQLLFGYGWPQSLVEHQLWELLKPRLGQFRSWLEARHLPPDMLLLEIAVDLGLQDQELAIAQKMALDIKFRLTLYPNWRLPEISETLIQLTHSFLGAANLFYERAGYRAEPGVVNLVTAHRAKGLEWDTVYVVGLTAGNYPGLMADKIRSEYGYLPEDLVNPVAVAKAQFAGADPRKAVLIAKEELLAERLRLLYVAITRARMNLLLTWHRKNDYGRKQKPALPIVHLQKFMEVEARGRES from the coding sequence ATGCGATTTAGGCCGGGTCAGGATAAGGTTGCCGGTTATAAAGGCGGTTTCTTGGCGGTGCCGGCAATCCCCGGGGCCGGCAAGACAACGGTGCTCTCCTGGCTGGCGGCACGCCTGATAAGTGAGGGCTTGCCCCGGGGCGGCAAAATTCTGGTGGTTACGGTAATGAATTCGGCGGTGGCCAATTTTAACCACAAGATTGGTGACTGGCTTGAGACCAGGAACCTGCCTCGGCATGGAGGATTTGAGGTGCGAACTCTGCACTCGCTGGCCATGCAGGTTATCCGAGAGCGACCGGCAGCTGCTGGCTTACGGGACGATTTTGTTTTGGTGGACGGCGCCCAGCGCGAGCAAATGCTGCGAAGTATCGTCGACCAGTGGATAGACAACAACCCTGAACGCTGGCAGGCGGTCCTGAAGATCGATAAGTCCCATGGCAGGTTTGAAAACGTTCTGGAGCACTGGCGGACGTACACCCACAATCTGGCACGTGAGCTGGTCAGCCATTTTAAATCTTCGGGAATCAAGCCTGGCGATAACGATGACGACGGTTTTCTCGGCTGGGCCTGGGAATTCTATGGCGAATACTGCCGACAGCTCACCCGGTCGGGTATGTTGGATTTTGATGATCTACTGTTGAAAGCGTGTACGCTGGTGGAATCCGATGACCAGTTGAGTGCCCGCTTGGCAGACAAGTGGCCCTTTATTTTTGAGGATGAAGCCCAGGACTCCAACCCTTTACAACAGCGGCTTTTATTGAAGCTTGCTCAGCAACACGGAAATCTTGTCCGTGTCGGTGATTCCAACCAGGCGATTATGGGGACATTTACAAATTCTGACCCTAGTTTGTTTAGGGATTTCTGTCGCCACCCTGATGTCCGCCTGGAGCCAATGCTCCAGTCCAGTCGCAGCAGCCGCGACATAATCAGTCTTGCCAACGAGTTGGTGCGCTGGAGCAATGAACAACATCCTGTGGATGCCTGTCGCCAGGCGTTGGAGACGAATTATATTGAGCCGGTTGCCGCTGATGATCCGGATCCCAACCCTAGCCCCGCAGGTTATACTTTGGCTGTGCGGGCGTACGCTGATCAGGAGCAGGAAATTGCCGGGATCTGCAAGCATGCATCGGAATATATTGAGCGCAGGCCGGAGCATACTGTGGCAATCCTTGCGCCCACTAATTTTTTGGTTACCCGTTTCCGAGAGCACCTAGAAGCAATGGCCACACCATGTTATGAGATAACTACTTATCCAGCGGGGCGGCGCAAGACGATTGACGACCTCCAGGCGATTATCGCTGCCTTGGCCAGTCCCGGAAATTCTCAGCTGCTGGCGGCCGCCCTGGAACGCCTGCTTCCGGAGTTGATCGACGAGCCGGGCTTAAAAGAATATCTGGAAACAATACCTCCGGAACAATTGTTGTTCGGATACGGTTGGCCCCAATCGTTGGTGGAGCATCAGCTTTGGGAGTTGCTCAAGCCCCGACTGGGTCAGTTTCGCTCCTGGTTGGAGGCCCGTCATCTGCCCCCCGATATGTTATTGTTGGAGATCGCGGTTGATCTCGGATTGCAGGATCAGGAACTGGCGATTGCCCAGAAAATGGCGTTAGATATCAAGTTCCGGTTGACTTTGTATCCCAATTGGCGGCTGCCCGAAATATCTGAGACCCTGATACAGCTCACCCACAGTTTTCTTGGCGCCGCAAATCTATTCTATGAGCGTGCCGGATACCGGGCGGAGCCGGGCGTGGTCAATCTCGTTACTGCCCATCGGGCCAAGGGGCTGGAATGGGATACGGTGTATGTCGTGGGACTGACTGCTGGTAATTATCCTGGTTTGATGGCAGATAAAATTCGTTCTGAGTACGGTTATCTTCCCGAAGACCTGGTGAATCCGGTGGCTGTGGCCAAGGCGCAATTTGCCGGCGCTGATCCCCGAAAAGCGGTGCTTATTGCCAAAGAGGAGCTGTTGGCGGAACGTTTACGTCTGTTGTACGTGGCAATCACCCGGGCGCGGATGAATCTGCTTTTAACCTGGCACCGTAAAAATGACTATGGCAGAAAACAAAAGCCGGCGTTACCGATAGTGCACTTACAAAAGTTTATGGAGGTGGAAGCCCGTGGGCGCGAATCTTGA
- a CDS encoding GAF domain-containing protein: MYEAEKLQAAEKTEFYQQLSELLAALLQGETDSIANLANASALLYDQMPLLNWAGFYILKDNELVLGPFQGKPACTRIKVGKGVCGTAAAREKTQVVPDVHAFPGHIACDAASRSEIVVPVKLDSELVAVLDLDSPEKDRFDAEDTRGLELFVDELTKHITKGLA, encoded by the coding sequence ATGTATGAAGCTGAAAAACTACAGGCCGCGGAAAAAACTGAATTTTATCAGCAACTCAGTGAACTTCTGGCAGCGCTGTTACAAGGCGAAACTGATTCAATCGCCAACCTGGCCAACGCCAGCGCACTGCTGTATGACCAAATGCCACTCTTAAATTGGGCAGGATTTTACATCTTGAAAGACAATGAACTTGTTTTGGGACCATTTCAGGGAAAACCGGCCTGCACCCGGATTAAGGTCGGTAAAGGCGTGTGCGGGACAGCTGCCGCCCGGGAAAAAACTCAGGTAGTGCCCGATGTCCATGCCTTTCCGGGGCATATCGCCTGCGACGCGGCTTCACGTTCAGAAATTGTGGTGCCAGTTAAACTTGACAGTGAGCTGGTTGCTGTTCTGGATTTAGACAGTCCGGAAAAGGACCGATTTGATGCGGAAGATACACGGGGGCTGGAATTGTTTGTGGACGAATTGACAAAACATATAACTAAAGGGTTGGCCTGA
- a CDS encoding glycerol-3-phosphate acyltransferase: MIYVAGLAYLLGSISFSWLAVRLAGRGDLRRQGSGNLGAKNTLRSLGLPAALAVFIGDFAKGWLALFMADKLGGSELLLVAAFAVILGHNFPFWLRFQGGKGLAAAAGATLYLNPVLTLTLLFSGALGLAITRRTNPAAFFIIASFPLLTPLLTDLPQSWLWSPLIAVVVLYRHLRDLPDLLASLGFKKSRY, encoded by the coding sequence ATGATTTATGTGGCAGGCCTGGCTTATCTGCTTGGCAGTATCTCCTTTTCCTGGCTGGCCGTGCGCCTGGCAGGCCGGGGTGATTTGCGCCGTCAGGGTTCAGGCAATCTGGGAGCGAAAAACACCCTGCGCAGTCTCGGCCTGCCGGCAGCCCTTGCAGTCTTCATTGGCGATTTTGCCAAAGGCTGGCTCGCTCTTTTCATGGCCGACAAACTAGGTGGCAGCGAGCTTCTGCTTGTGGCTGCATTTGCGGTTATACTGGGACATAACTTCCCATTCTGGCTACGATTCCAAGGCGGAAAAGGCCTGGCCGCGGCCGCCGGCGCCACCCTTTACTTAAACCCGGTTTTAACCCTCACCCTGCTCTTCTCAGGGGCACTGGGCCTGGCTATCACCAGGCGCACCAATCCGGCGGCATTTTTTATCATCGCCAGCTTTCCGCTGCTGACGCCGCTGTTGACAGACCTGCCCCAAAGCTGGCTGTGGTCGCCACTGATTGCTGTCGTTGTTCTCTACCGCCACTTGCGGGATCTTCCCGACCTGCTTGCAAGCTTAGGGTTTAAAAAATCCAGGTACTAG
- a CDS encoding restriction endonuclease, whose translation MEVDEYIEIARYVLGEFLILIEAFWQYFALFVLIHLLLALVWSRRKKARQADGDSNGDSQSGWQIEDSDTSEPAARDIEPEQEPEQELYPDELLYREGWLVESFDAEDPPPKKPKKAPRQSKSKQQAAPPPANTEAAPKPPESEPVSQPTPSPKEPTPQSTPPPAPPVVEQKPATPPATEQASRQQPSELPPPPSPAVYQILRAGAYNEKSEQLIAVFRTNLYQIEQIIYEGRFGMDFVVSKLGARTLVNAKWWKKKVGERVVQAAIEGSHHHRCDFAVVVSPKGFNRAAKKLAKAHSVALWDNKTLAREEKNARKGKIESGQLVAVTRDR comes from the coding sequence ATGGAAGTGGATGAATATATTGAAATTGCCCGTTATGTACTAGGAGAGTTTCTAATTCTTATCGAAGCATTTTGGCAGTATTTCGCCCTGTTTGTTCTTATACATCTCTTATTGGCCTTGGTGTGGAGCCGGAGAAAGAAAGCCCGCCAAGCGGACGGGGACAGCAATGGGGACAGTCAATCCGGGTGGCAGATTGAAGATTCTGACACGTCAGAGCCCGCCGCCCGTGACATAGAACCCGAACAGGAACCTGAGCAAGAACTATATCCAGACGAGCTTTTGTACCGGGAAGGGTGGCTGGTGGAGAGTTTTGACGCCGAGGACCCGCCGCCAAAGAAGCCGAAAAAGGCCCCGCGGCAGAGCAAATCAAAGCAGCAAGCCGCCCCGCCGCCTGCAAATACTGAGGCTGCGCCTAAGCCGCCGGAATCGGAGCCGGTTTCACAACCCACGCCGTCGCCAAAAGAACCAACACCGCAATCAACGCCACCACCGGCACCGCCAGTGGTTGAGCAAAAGCCGGCTACGCCACCTGCTACAGAGCAAGCTTCCAGGCAACAGCCGTCTGAGCTGCCTCCGCCGCCGTCACCGGCCGTATACCAGATTTTGCGTGCCGGCGCCTATAACGAAAAATCGGAACAGCTTATAGCAGTTTTCCGCACCAATCTATACCAGATCGAGCAAATCATATATGAGGGTCGTTTTGGGATGGATTTTGTGGTCTCGAAGCTGGGGGCCCGAACTTTGGTCAATGCCAAGTGGTGGAAGAAGAAGGTCGGCGAGCGGGTTGTGCAGGCTGCGATTGAGGGCAGCCATCATCACAGATGTGATTTCGCGGTGGTAGTGAGCCCCAAAGGGTTCAACCGCGCCGCTAAAAAACTGGCCAAAGCCCATTCGGTGGCCTTATGGGATAATAAAACCCTGGCCAGGGAAGAAAAAAATGCCCGCAAGGGCAAAATTGAGTCGGGCCAACTGGTCGCTGTGACCAGGGACCGCTAG
- a CDS encoding PD-(D/E)XK nuclease family protein produces MGANLENMYFSQAALNAWFNCPLKFRRRYVDGLYWPQVAESDPLERGRKFHLLAQSYYATGSTYVPPGDRERFRPLVEALTQFLPRTEDRKFLPEYELRMNDDGLKLLAKYDLLVVDEQTVTIYDWKTDSKPLRPAIADSPQTRLYLFLLCSLPRYFNLVPEAASMVYWNPIFPEQTLEVKYNQSKFVADRQWLQDTIGQIRKTQSFVAAEQKCRWCEYRPLCHGESLETTEAEEEQFEEIDWDEISEIAWQGVNIP; encoded by the coding sequence GTGGGCGCGAATCTTGAGAATATGTACTTCAGTCAGGCTGCCCTCAATGCCTGGTTTAATTGCCCGCTGAAGTTTCGCCGTCGCTATGTGGACGGACTCTATTGGCCACAGGTGGCGGAGTCTGATCCCTTGGAACGGGGGCGCAAATTCCACCTACTGGCCCAGTCTTACTATGCCACGGGTTCGACATATGTTCCTCCCGGGGACAGGGAGAGATTCCGGCCGCTTGTCGAGGCCCTCACTCAATTTTTGCCCCGGACAGAGGACCGCAAATTTTTGCCCGAGTATGAGCTTCGAATGAATGACGACGGCCTTAAGTTGCTGGCAAAGTATGATTTGCTGGTTGTAGATGAACAGACTGTGACCATCTATGACTGGAAGACCGACAGCAAGCCCTTGCGTCCGGCAATCGCAGACAGCCCCCAGACACGGCTCTATTTGTTTTTGCTTTGTTCTCTGCCCCGATATTTTAATCTCGTACCGGAGGCGGCCTCGATGGTCTACTGGAACCCGATATTTCCTGAGCAGACGCTGGAGGTTAAATACAATCAGAGCAAGTTTGTTGCCGACCGCCAATGGCTACAGGACACAATCGGCCAAATCCGCAAGACCCAAAGCTTTGTGGCTGCAGAGCAAAAATGCCGGTGGTGTGAGTACCGACCGCTTTGCCATGGCGAAAGCCTGGAAACAACCGAGGCGGAGGAAGAACAATTTGAAGAAATCGATTGGGATGAAATATCCGAGATCGCCTGGCAAGGGGTGAATATACCATGA
- a CDS encoding nuclear transport factor 2 family protein, with the protein MGFTDELRKKLLLTVSTVGVSVILVAIVIVAAVSPPSPEAVVNDFVAAIRSGDGEKMEQLTEGEALAQLGDTTVLDVEQSQPWYNLKTNGEEIYREFRIGEVEVSNDTARIVVFYGAGLFQEHEYYLLRRDKAWKIYDIR; encoded by the coding sequence ATGGGGTTTACTGACGAGTTACGCAAAAAGTTGTTGCTCACTGTATCAACCGTTGGTGTTTCCGTGATTTTGGTGGCAATTGTAATTGTTGCCGCCGTTTCCCCGCCGTCACCGGAGGCGGTTGTCAATGATTTTGTTGCCGCAATCCGTTCAGGTGACGGTGAAAAGATGGAGCAATTGACAGAGGGTGAGGCGCTTGCCCAGCTGGGCGACACCACGGTGCTTGATGTTGAACAGAGCCAGCCCTGGTACAATCTGAAAACAAACGGCGAAGAAATTTACCGGGAGTTTAGAATCGGCGAAGTCGAGGTTTCTAACGATACTGCCAGAATTGTGGTGTTCTATGGCGCCGGGTTGTTTCAGGAGCATGAGTACTATTTGCTGCGCCGGGACAAAGCCTGGAAGATTTATGATATTCGCTAA
- a CDS encoding tyrosine--tRNA ligase: protein MTNALDILEQRGFVKQITHPEELRKRLERPLTFYCGFDASADSLHVGHLLPLMAMANLQRAGHRPLAVIGGGTAMIGDPSGKTEMRKMLNRETIDANAQALARQVAKFINLEQAGAGVVLNNADWLSELNYIEFLRDIGSHFSVNRMLTYECFKSRMERGLSFIEFNYMLLQSYDFLTLYRKHECVLQVGGDDQWSNIISGADLIRRVDQGEAFGLTFPLLETSDGKKMGKTEAGAVWLSPERLSPYDFYQFWRNTHDDDVARFMKLYTFLPVAEIEELTAQKGEAINKAKTVLAYEVTKLVHGEAEAVRAREAASALFGAGAGGDSVPSTTLKAEPVNILDLLVASGLAASKSEGRRLVSQGGIYLADERVTDIELMVDPQDYGDKLIVRKGKKVYHQITFQ from the coding sequence ATGACAAATGCATTGGATATTCTGGAACAAAGGGGATTCGTTAAACAGATCACCCATCCTGAGGAATTGCGCAAGCGTTTGGAGCGACCCCTGACCTTTTATTGTGGGTTTGACGCTAGCGCAGACAGTCTCCACGTGGGACACCTGTTGCCTTTGATGGCCATGGCCAATTTGCAGCGTGCCGGTCATCGGCCGCTGGCGGTAATCGGCGGCGGCACAGCGATGATTGGTGATCCCAGCGGCAAAACCGAGATGCGGAAAATGCTTAACCGGGAGACTATTGATGCCAACGCGCAGGCCTTGGCAAGACAGGTGGCCAAGTTTATCAATCTTGAGCAAGCCGGGGCAGGTGTGGTCCTAAACAATGCTGATTGGCTGTCCGAGTTGAATTACATTGAGTTTTTGCGGGATATTGGCAGCCACTTTTCCGTGAACCGGATGCTTACTTATGAATGTTTTAAGTCCCGGATGGAACGGGGCCTGTCATTCATCGAGTTCAATTACATGCTGCTCCAGTCCTACGATTTTCTTACCCTGTACCGGAAGCATGAATGTGTGCTCCAGGTCGGCGGCGATGATCAATGGTCCAATATTATCTCCGGCGCTGACTTGATTCGCCGGGTAGATCAAGGAGAAGCATTTGGCCTCACCTTTCCGCTGCTGGAAACCAGCGACGGTAAAAAAATGGGCAAAACAGAAGCGGGCGCTGTCTGGTTGAGTCCCGAGCGGCTAAGTCCCTACGATTTCTATCAGTTCTGGCGCAACACCCATGATGATGATGTGGCTAGATTTATGAAGTTATATACCTTCCTGCCGGTGGCTGAGATTGAAGAACTTACCGCCCAAAAGGGTGAGGCAATAAACAAGGCAAAAACTGTTCTGGCCTACGAAGTAACCAAACTGGTTCATGGCGAGGCTGAGGCCGTCCGGGCACGGGAAGCGGCCAGCGCCCTCTTTGGTGCCGGCGCAGGGGGCGATTCTGTCCCTTCCACCACGCTAAAGGCGGAGCCTGTGAATATTCTTGACTTGCTGGTGGCCAGCGGGCTGGCAGCCAGCAAAAGTGAAGGCCGGCGTTTAGTTAGTCAAGGTGGGATTTATCTGGCCGATGAGCGGGTTACCGATATTGAGCTTATGGTCGACCCCCAGGATTATGGCGACAAACTGATTGTCCGCAAAGGCAAGAAAGTTTACCATCAGATAACTTTTCAATAA